A single uncultured Acetobacterium sp. DNA region contains:
- a CDS encoding tocopherol cyclase family protein yields MIKQAFFQGKNKKRRYFEGWYFKCISADRKHAIAIIPGMAIDPQGKKHAFIQVINAVTGKTWYHHFPYSYFIALSDRFDVEIDNNAFNAEGLSLNVDTEEGVIKGRLTFENSHPFPSGKKNPGIMGPFGVLPFMECYHAIIHLYHEINGEIELDGEILNFTGGVGYIEKDYGRSFPRTYLWLQASHFNLNNASFVFSRARIPFLGMEFPGFFAYFTDFKDINLRFATYNHSQLVEWAVDKENGTCAGKLTGPSGHLTFKARMAGGGKLRAPVDGLMDREIVESITAEVLVRLSNHQGDVLFEGSSSEAGMEICL; encoded by the coding sequence ATGATCAAACAGGCATTTTTTCAAGGAAAGAATAAAAAAAGACGCTATTTTGAAGGGTGGTATTTTAAATGTATCAGCGCCGACCGCAAGCATGCCATTGCCATTATTCCGGGGATGGCCATTGACCCCCAGGGGAAAAAACATGCATTTATTCAGGTGATCAATGCCGTCACCGGAAAGACCTGGTACCATCATTTCCCATATTCATACTTTATTGCATTATCAGATCGGTTTGATGTAGAAATTGACAACAATGCCTTTAATGCCGAAGGGTTATCTCTGAATGTTGATACTGAAGAAGGCGTCATTAAAGGACGACTGACTTTTGAAAATAGTCATCCCTTTCCCAGTGGAAAAAAGAATCCTGGGATTATGGGACCTTTTGGGGTACTGCCATTTATGGAATGCTACCACGCGATTATCCATTTATATCACGAGATAAATGGCGAAATTGAGTTGGATGGGGAGATCTTGAATTTTACTGGCGGTGTGGGTTATATCGAAAAAGACTATGGGCGGTCTTTTCCCCGCACCTATCTTTGGCTTCAGGCCAGTCATTTTAATTTGAATAATGCTTCTTTCGTATTTTCCAGAGCCCGGATTCCCTTTTTAGGAATGGAGTTCCCAGGATTCTTTGCATATTTCACTGATTTTAAAGATATCAATCTGCGCTTTGCTACCTACAACCACTCCCAGTTGGTGGAATGGGCAGTAGATAAAGAAAATGGAACCTGTGCTGGAAAATTGACAGGCCCTTCGGGTCATCTGACCTTTAAAGCCAGAATGGCCGGAGGCGGAAAGCTTCGGGCACCGGTGGATGGACTGATGGATCGGGAGATTGTTGAGAGCATTACTGCTGAGGTGTTGGTGCGTTTATCCAATCATCAAGGTGACGTTTTATTTGAAGGGTCAAGCAGCGAAGCGGGTATGGAGATATGCCTTTAA
- a CDS encoding DUF92 domain-containing protein gives MENLINYSLVAQTGSVLEHVLFILMSLVGSIFAVWRNSLSTSAALGAFLLGVALYLAGGPLFFILLMVFFLSSTFLSHFKAGFKDPIEARIHAKSGPRDIVQVSANGGAALIMAVLFGLTHNPAYIVAVAASFAACNADTWASEIGILSKKDPVSLITFKPVSPGLSGGVSPLGLLASLGGSGLVALTYGLYQFAAGNSGVLLWWQIGIITLGGLSGSIMDSLMGAAIQAKYISSETGEITEKPTDSNQPNQLVSGLFFVNNDFVNFASSFLAALLVLVFVQFQ, from the coding sequence ATGGAAAACTTAATCAACTATAGCCTGGTTGCTCAAACGGGATCGGTCCTGGAACATGTGCTTTTTATTCTCATGTCTTTGGTTGGTTCAATTTTTGCTGTATGGCGGAATTCATTAAGTACTTCAGCGGCTCTGGGAGCCTTTCTTCTGGGAGTGGCCTTGTATCTGGCTGGTGGTCCCTTATTTTTTATTTTATTAATGGTCTTCTTTTTAAGTTCCACCTTCTTGTCGCATTTCAAAGCGGGCTTTAAAGACCCCATCGAGGCTCGAATCCACGCCAAGTCTGGCCCCCGGGATATTGTTCAGGTTAGTGCCAATGGGGGCGCAGCGCTAATTATGGCGGTACTCTTTGGATTGACTCATAATCCGGCCTATATAGTGGCGGTGGCGGCTTCATTTGCGGCCTGCAATGCCGATACCTGGGCTTCGGAAATCGGAATTCTCAGCAAAAAAGATCCGGTGTCACTGATCACCTTTAAACCGGTTAGCCCGGGGCTTTCTGGCGGCGTTAGCCCGCTGGGTCTTTTGGCGTCTCTGGGTGGTTCGGGGTTGGTAGCATTGACCTATGGTCTTTATCAGTTTGCCGCCGGAAACAGCGGCGTTTTGTTATGGTGGCAAATCGGCATTATTACATTGGGAGGGCTGTCAGGGTCAATTATGGACAGCTTAATGGGCGCTGCCATCCAGGCTAAGTACATCAGTTCTGAAACTGGTGAAATAACGGAAAAGCCAACCGACAGCAATCAGCCTAATCAGTTGGTCAGTGGTTTATTTTTTGTGAACAACGACTTTGTAAATTTTGCCAGTTCGTTTTTGGCTGCTTTGCTGGTTCTGGTTTTTGTCCAGTTTCAGTGA
- a CDS encoding LysR family transcriptional regulator codes for MNLNQLYYFKKLAELEHYTQAARELFITQPSLSGSISSLEEELGIALFQRHGRNIKLSKYGKEFYQSVCLALYELEKGIEKAKERSGSHGGVVDLGCIPTLAGDFLPMSINGYLKKVDSKTKFNVFHGMTLQVIEGIESEKYDVGFCSFIENKPHLEFHPILAQELILLVNTNHPLSEKSSVSLKELSGYKLITYRQSLPIGKTIQKYLKANQLKALYAYDDEISIGGIVATTDNAAITARTPFLHQFHDLKMIKLDIPLDARLIYLVQNKESYHTLHVKSFVNYILKNECNLPE; via the coding sequence GTGAATCTAAATCAATTGTACTATTTTAAAAAGCTGGCCGAATTAGAACATTACACTCAAGCAGCACGAGAATTATTTATCACTCAACCCAGTTTAAGTGGTTCCATTTCTTCACTTGAGGAAGAGCTTGGCATCGCACTTTTTCAACGTCATGGACGTAATATCAAGTTATCAAAATATGGCAAAGAATTTTATCAGTCTGTTTGTTTAGCATTATATGAACTGGAAAAAGGTATTGAAAAAGCCAAGGAAAGATCTGGTTCTCATGGTGGTGTTGTTGATTTGGGATGCATCCCCACGCTTGCCGGGGATTTTCTTCCGATGTCCATTAATGGCTACTTAAAAAAAGTTGATTCAAAAACAAAATTCAATGTTTTTCATGGGATGACGCTTCAGGTCATTGAAGGTATTGAATCTGAAAAATATGATGTTGGCTTTTGCTCCTTTATTGAAAACAAACCCCATTTGGAATTCCATCCAATTTTAGCTCAGGAACTGATTTTACTGGTGAATACAAATCATCCTCTTTCTGAAAAAAGCTCGGTCTCTCTTAAAGAGCTTTCTGGTTATAAACTGATCACTTATCGTCAAAGTTTACCAATTGGAAAAACAATCCAAAAATATCTGAAAGCCAACCAGCTCAAAGCGCTTTATGCTTATGATGATGAAATCTCAATTGGTGGGATTGTCGCTACTACTGACAATGCTGCCATCACAGCGCGCACCCCATTTTTACATCAATTTCATGATTTGAAAATGATTAAACTGGATATCCCTCTCGATGCCCGGCTTATTTATCTTGTCCAGAACAAAGAAAGTTATCATACTTTACATGTAAAATCATTTGTAAATTACATTCTTAAAAATGAATGTAATTTGCCAGAATAA
- a CDS encoding MFS transporter — protein MNTAVGNKRWKIIFLLTICYVVLYMDRSCMSMAGPAMMKHFNWSATQFGLVSTAFFIGYGCTQLLGGWLADRFGGGKIVMFGALWWSIFVFITPFGATLGLMIVIRILMGMGEGVSLPAMSTIIAQWIPKKESGLAWGFSIMGVSIGIALAMPLSAWIINVWGWEMVFHVFAFLAPIWVIIWWKFGKDKPEELAMISREELVYIRSDQGIQMNEAGQVVKLTSKDIFSTPSVWTGAISFFCTNYLFYLFMTWLPTYFVKGRGFEMGTSAIYTMMPYIVATVTYPLGGWLADKAAQKFGHNLGRKLFPLIGMVGAGILLILGSQASTPVTAVAFISASNGLLCLTMGGYYSMPMVFSAQNAGKITGLFATCATIGGIMAPTLTGIVVDHYGYNVALYLGAGISVLGAVILLTSQVRPIIPIAERKTKNQQMMAENK, from the coding sequence ATGAATACTGCAGTTGGAAATAAGCGATGGAAAATTATTTTTCTATTAACCATTTGCTATGTAGTCTTATATATGGATCGGTCTTGCATGTCAATGGCGGGCCCAGCGATGATGAAACATTTTAATTGGAGTGCGACTCAATTTGGGTTAGTGTCGACAGCCTTTTTTATCGGGTATGGTTGCACTCAGTTATTGGGTGGCTGGTTGGCAGATCGCTTTGGTGGCGGAAAAATTGTGATGTTTGGAGCCCTTTGGTGGTCAATCTTTGTTTTTATCACACCATTTGGAGCTACCCTTGGTCTTATGATTGTAATTCGAATTTTAATGGGCATGGGCGAAGGGGTTTCTTTACCGGCGATGTCAACAATTATTGCCCAATGGATACCTAAAAAAGAATCAGGGTTAGCATGGGGATTCAGCATCATGGGGGTATCCATTGGGATTGCATTAGCGATGCCCCTTTCGGCCTGGATTATTAATGTCTGGGGATGGGAGATGGTTTTTCATGTTTTTGCTTTTCTGGCACCGATTTGGGTAATTATCTGGTGGAAATTCGGAAAGGACAAACCGGAAGAATTAGCGATGATCAGTAGGGAAGAATTGGTCTATATCCGCTCAGATCAGGGTATTCAGATGAATGAAGCCGGACAGGTTGTTAAGTTGACATCAAAAGACATATTTTCCACACCTTCGGTATGGACCGGAGCCATATCATTTTTCTGCACAAATTATTTATTTTACTTATTTATGACCTGGTTACCAACATATTTTGTCAAAGGACGGGGCTTTGAAATGGGAACCAGTGCTATTTATACGATGATGCCGTACATTGTTGCGACAGTTACCTACCCATTGGGAGGATGGCTAGCTGACAAGGCGGCACAAAAATTTGGGCACAATTTAGGCAGAAAACTTTTTCCCTTAATCGGAATGGTTGGAGCCGGTATCTTGCTGATATTGGGATCGCAGGCTTCTACTCCTGTAACCGCAGTAGCTTTTATTTCAGCATCAAACGGACTACTTTGTTTAACGATGGGCGGTTACTATTCCATGCCGATGGTCTTTTCAGCCCAGAATGCCGGAAAAATTACCGGACTTTTTGCAACCTGTGCAACCATTGGCGGGATTATGGCACCGACATTAACCGGTATCGTGGTCGACCATTATGGATACAATGTTGCATTATACTTAGGTGCGGGTATCTCGGTTTTGGGAGCGGTGATTTTATTGACAAGTCAGGTGCGACCGATCATTCCGATTGCTGAGCGAAAAACAAAAAATCAACAGATGATGGCAGAGAATAAATAA
- a CDS encoding redoxin domain-containing protein, translated as MTEMIQLGAMAPDFKLQDQNGETVTLSQFKGKKVLLSWHPLAWTSVCTDQMRSLDRNFDRFAEKNTVVLGFSVDPLPSKSVWAKALTLKHIKILSDFLPLGEVARAYGIFSEEHGASKRVNILINEAGMVIWAKKYEIRTLPDVEEVLGKIQ; from the coding sequence ATGACAGAAATGATTCAGCTGGGGGCAATGGCTCCAGATTTCAAATTACAGGACCAGAATGGTGAGACTGTCACACTCAGTCAGTTTAAAGGCAAAAAGGTGCTGCTATCCTGGCACCCGCTGGCCTGGACATCGGTATGTACCGATCAGATGCGTTCCCTTGATCGGAATTTTGACCGCTTTGCGGAAAAAAACACGGTCGTATTGGGGTTCAGTGTTGACCCGCTGCCCAGCAAATCGGTGTGGGCCAAAGCCTTAACCTTAAAGCATATAAAAATCTTATCAGACTTTTTACCGCTGGGTGAGGTGGCCAGAGCCTATGGTATTTTCAGTGAAGAACATGGGGCGTCAAAAAGAGTCAATATCCTGATCAATGAAGCGGGAATGGTGATCTGGGCCAAGAAATACGAAATTCGCACCCTGCCGGATGTGGAGGAAGTTCTGGGAAAAATTCAATAA
- a CDS encoding HD domain-containing phosphohydrolase produces MKLKYKTIIIALCSAAVLLGITYGIFYWVFYGYVDAAQRNQIDKDFKMVETIIANEKDNLNSILKDWAYWDDTYNFINNRNPDYVKANLNEGTLENLNLNMMLFINQTGEIVGYGDFGLTDEQSAALVEKIRQNNSYTGVLTDTEDAKTSLIILDGQPYLMASGRINNSNRNAVSNGSIVMVKTFDDEMTAYIDTLTGVNVELRAAKTISTIPENQILNREFDGKPYLTASRLQPDIYGEETILMTISRIEENYSFVKHQFNLFMVSFIMFLLLILSIDYFIVNRYFLKRIEKLIAFTKEVGLKQDTTLTVEMDGRDELKTLAVSTNQMLQKIDQANQDIKMMDERYRLIMEATNDGYLDIWIKKKEAYISPEWKQLIGYQGNDGCQLYEDYFLKIHLECKKRLENSLLDILTGKVDYFEGEYRVLSELYGFIWVSHRGKVVQRDENNEPLRFISTLSNITKRKINEEEILFLSYSDPLTRLKNRAYMKKQFEVLAHQKDVHYFIIMCDINGLKLTNDAFGHPEGDQMLIAVSNVLRRMCRPTDIISRWPGDEFVILLKDVDQEGICQLIRDITDEIEKIRDFHLNVSVAMGYAESNVDLKSPEDVLNLAENRMYRNKLMESNSSRNATIRSLARTLHEKSTETEAHTMRITQLSKALGSRLNLRKDQMDELELLSLLHDIGKIGIPEYILDKPAKLSNEEWKIIKTHPEIGYRIAKSTPALEHIAEDIMAHHEKYDGTGYPNGLKAESIPYLGRIINVVDSFDVMTHSRSYKKASDLSYAISELKACSGTQFDPEIVAAFLKMIEDEGLPVRLEISILIDSQEN; encoded by the coding sequence ATGAAACTGAAATATAAAACAATAATAATCGCCCTTTGCAGTGCCGCAGTGCTGTTGGGGATCACCTATGGGATTTTTTATTGGGTCTTTTACGGTTATGTTGACGCAGCTCAGAGAAATCAGATTGATAAAGATTTTAAAATGGTGGAGACCATCATTGCGAATGAAAAAGATAACCTGAACAGCATTCTGAAAGATTGGGCCTACTGGGATGATACCTATAATTTTATCAACAATCGAAATCCAGATTATGTAAAAGCTAATCTCAATGAAGGGACCCTTGAAAACTTGAATTTGAATATGATGCTTTTTATCAACCAAACTGGTGAGATAGTGGGATATGGAGATTTTGGCCTGACTGATGAACAATCCGCAGCACTGGTGGAAAAAATCAGACAAAATAACTCTTATACCGGGGTTCTTACCGATACTGAGGACGCCAAAACAAGTCTGATAATCCTTGACGGTCAGCCCTATCTGATGGCATCGGGACGGATTAATAATTCCAACCGGAATGCCGTAAGTAATGGCAGCATCGTGATGGTAAAGACTTTTGATGACGAGATGACAGCTTATATCGATACGTTAACCGGAGTTAATGTGGAATTAAGAGCAGCGAAGACGATTTCAACGATTCCGGAAAATCAAATTCTCAATCGAGAATTTGATGGAAAACCCTATCTCACAGCCAGTCGACTCCAGCCAGATATCTATGGGGAAGAAACGATACTGATGACGATTTCCCGGATTGAAGAAAACTATAGTTTTGTGAAACATCAGTTTAATTTGTTTATGGTCAGCTTCATTATGTTTCTTTTGCTGATCCTCAGCATTGATTATTTTATCGTAAACCGCTATTTTTTAAAAAGAATTGAAAAGCTCATCGCGTTCACCAAAGAAGTCGGTTTAAAACAGGACACCACCCTAACCGTTGAAATGGATGGCAGGGATGAACTCAAAACTTTGGCGGTTTCAACCAATCAGATGCTTCAGAAAATTGACCAGGCCAATCAGGACATAAAAATGATGGATGAGCGTTATCGTCTGATTATGGAAGCGACCAATGACGGCTATTTGGATATCTGGATAAAAAAGAAAGAAGCTTATATCAGTCCGGAATGGAAGCAGTTAATTGGTTATCAAGGAAATGATGGTTGCCAGCTATATGAAGATTACTTTTTAAAAATTCACTTGGAATGCAAAAAACGGTTGGAAAACAGTTTACTGGATATACTCACTGGCAAGGTGGATTACTTTGAAGGGGAATACCGGGTACTGTCGGAACTGTACGGCTTTATTTGGGTTTCGCACCGGGGCAAGGTGGTGCAGCGAGATGAAAATAACGAGCCGCTTCGTTTTATCAGTACCCTTTCCAATATTACCAAAAGGAAAATAAATGAGGAAGAAATTCTATTTTTAAGTTATTCCGATCCTTTAACCCGGTTAAAAAACAGAGCCTATATGAAAAAGCAGTTTGAAGTGCTCGCACATCAGAAAGACGTCCATTATTTTATTATCATGTGCGATATTAATGGACTCAAGCTGACAAATGATGCCTTTGGCCATCCGGAAGGGGATCAGATGCTGATTGCGGTGAGCAACGTCCTCCGGCGGATGTGTCGTCCCACGGATATTATTTCCCGATGGCCAGGCGATGAATTTGTCATTTTGCTCAAAGATGTTGATCAGGAGGGCATCTGTCAACTGATTCGGGATATTACCGATGAAATTGAGAAAATCCGGGATTTTCACTTGAATGTCAGTGTGGCCATGGGTTATGCTGAAAGCAATGTGGATCTGAAAAGTCCGGAAGATGTGCTGAACCTGGCTGAAAATCGAATGTACCGAAATAAACTGATGGAAAGCAACAGTTCCCGAAATGCCACCATTCGATCGTTGGCCCGCACGCTCCATGAAAAAAGCACCGAGACGGAAGCCCATACTATGCGGATTACTCAACTAAGCAAGGCTTTGGGAAGCCGTTTAAATCTTCGCAAAGATCAGATGGATGAACTGGAATTGTTATCGCTGCTCCATGATATTGGCAAAATCGGGATACCAGAGTACATTCTGGACAAACCGGCCAAGCTCAGCAATGAAGAATGGAAGATCATTAAAACGCATCCGGAGATCGGCTATCGGATTGCCAAGTCAACGCCCGCCCTGGAGCATATTGCCGAGGATATAATGGCCCACCATGAAAAATATGACGGAACCGGTTATCCCAATGGGTTGAAAGCTGAGTCGATTCCCTATTTGGGGCGAATCATCAATGTGGTGGACTCCTTTGATGTGATGACCCACAGCAGAAGCTATAAAAAAGCCAGTGATTTATCCTATGCCATCAGCGAATTGAAAGCCTGTTCCGGCACCCAATTTGATCCGGAAATCGTCGCGGCCTTTCTTAAAATGATTGAAGATGAGGGACTGCCAGTGCGGCTTGAAATTTCGATTTTAATTGATAGCCAGGAAAATTAA
- a CDS encoding alcohol dehydrogenase catalytic domain-containing protein, which produces MKAVVLEEPGKLVMKELAMPVCGDGDVLIRVKACNICKTDVKCTTIGQRDLVYPRILGHEIAGEIIEKGKKVAGNLVGKRVYVHPGISCGQCEYCKSGQNNLCDQMEIMGFNFDGGFQEVIKITPKGVKGKVIQVISNDELAYEEISFIEPLACCVNIQGSLKMNKASVLVIIGGGRLGLLNLFTAKAEGIKTVILIEENEVRRNRGKELGFDGVFSGDETDLLEQIKAVTAERGVDAVIPCCPGPKALDLGLKLLRKKGSLGYFSGITWDDGFCPEINLIHYKEILVVGSYGCSVAHSRRARSLLEARKIDVRPLISHRVQLEELTQGMNYVKNCDGYSTIVRMK; this is translated from the coding sequence ATGAAGGCAGTGGTATTGGAAGAACCGGGAAAGTTGGTAATGAAAGAACTGGCCATGCCGGTTTGCGGAGATGGAGATGTGCTAATTCGGGTGAAGGCCTGTAATATCTGCAAAACGGATGTAAAGTGTACCACAATTGGCCAGCGGGATCTGGTTTATCCAAGAATATTGGGGCATGAAATTGCTGGCGAGATCATCGAGAAGGGCAAAAAAGTAGCGGGTAATCTTGTTGGAAAGCGGGTTTATGTGCATCCAGGAATATCTTGCGGTCAATGTGAATACTGCAAAAGTGGACAGAACAACTTATGTGATCAGATGGAAATTATGGGGTTTAATTTTGACGGTGGCTTTCAGGAGGTCATCAAAATTACCCCCAAAGGCGTAAAGGGAAAAGTGATTCAGGTCATTAGTAATGATGAGTTGGCCTACGAGGAAATATCTTTTATTGAACCATTGGCCTGTTGTGTGAATATCCAAGGCTCGCTTAAAATGAACAAGGCGTCGGTCTTGGTTATTATCGGCGGGGGCCGTTTAGGACTACTCAATTTATTTACCGCCAAAGCGGAGGGCATCAAAACGGTGATTCTGATCGAGGAAAATGAGGTGCGACGCAACCGAGGAAAGGAGCTGGGATTTGACGGAGTTTTCAGCGGTGATGAAACAGATCTTTTGGAACAGATAAAGGCGGTTACAGCAGAACGGGGAGTGGATGCGGTTATTCCCTGTTGTCCGGGTCCCAAAGCCTTGGATCTGGGTTTAAAACTTTTGCGAAAAAAGGGAAGCTTGGGTTATTTTAGCGGCATCACCTGGGATGATGGGTTTTGTCCGGAGATCAATCTGATTCATTATAAAGAAATTTTGGTTGTCGGGTCTTACGGCTGCAGTGTTGCCCACAGCCGCAGAGCAAGAAGCTTATTGGAAGCCAGAAAAATAGATGTCCGTCCGCTTATTTCCCATCGGGTGCAGTTGGAAGAATTGACTCAGGGAATGAACTATGTAAAAAACTGTGATGGTTATTCAACCATTGTCAGGATGAAATAG
- the thiC gene encoding phosphomethylpyrimidine synthase ThiC, producing the protein MKNYKTQMEAAKKGIITPEMETVAKKEGIDVTKLMGLVACGQVAIPANVRHQSLSPEGIGTGLKTKINVNLGVSGDCKDYAIELEKVKLSLKFGAEAIMDLSNYGKTNTFRKQLIELSPAMIGTVPMYDAIGYLEKDLLEITPQDFMRVVRAHAEEGVDFMTIHAGINKRAVEAFKRTGRRTNIVSRGGSLLFAWMEMTGNENPFYEYYDDFLEILREFDVTISLGDALRPGCIDDSSDASQLSELIEMGHLTKRAWAKDVQVMVEGPGHMSINEIAANMIFQKKLCHNAPFYVLGPLVTDVAPGYDHITAAIGGAIAAASGADFLCYVTPAEHLRLPDIDDVKEGIIATKIAAHAADIAKGIPNARDWDNKMSDARRNIDWDTMFELAIDGEKAKSYYESTPTEEEHSCSMCGKMCAMRTTNMILEGKTVAFRSEN; encoded by the coding sequence ATGAAAAATTACAAAACTCAAATGGAAGCGGCTAAAAAAGGGATCATCACACCCGAAATGGAAACAGTGGCAAAAAAGGAGGGCATCGATGTTACCAAACTCATGGGACTGGTCGCCTGTGGCCAGGTTGCGATACCGGCCAATGTCAGACATCAATCACTTTCTCCTGAAGGGATCGGCACCGGACTAAAAACAAAGATCAATGTCAATCTTGGTGTATCGGGAGACTGTAAAGACTATGCTATCGAACTGGAAAAAGTAAAACTTTCGTTAAAATTTGGGGCCGAAGCTATTATGGATTTAAGCAATTATGGCAAAACCAATACCTTCAGAAAACAACTCATTGAACTGTCACCGGCAATGATCGGCACGGTTCCCATGTATGATGCCATCGGTTATCTTGAAAAGGATCTGCTGGAAATCACCCCCCAGGATTTCATGCGGGTAGTCCGGGCTCATGCCGAAGAAGGGGTGGATTTCATGACCATTCACGCCGGTATCAACAAACGGGCGGTGGAAGCCTTTAAACGGACTGGACGGCGAACGAATATCGTTTCCCGAGGCGGCTCGCTGCTTTTTGCCTGGATGGAAATGACCGGCAACGAGAATCCCTTTTATGAGTATTACGATGATTTTCTGGAAATTCTCCGAGAATTTGATGTTACCATCAGTTTGGGCGATGCCCTCCGGCCTGGTTGCATTGATGACAGCTCCGATGCTTCTCAGCTCAGTGAATTAATTGAAATGGGCCATTTGACCAAGCGAGCCTGGGCTAAAGATGTTCAGGTGATGGTTGAAGGTCCCGGCCATATGAGTATCAATGAAATTGCTGCCAATATGATTTTTCAGAAAAAACTATGTCACAATGCCCCCTTCTATGTTCTTGGACCCTTAGTAACGGATGTGGCTCCGGGTTACGACCATATTACCGCCGCCATCGGTGGGGCCATCGCTGCCGCCAGCGGGGCCGATTTTCTTTGCTATGTGACCCCTGCTGAGCATTTGCGGCTCCCGGATATTGATGATGTTAAGGAAGGCATCATCGCTACCAAGATTGCCGCTCATGCCGCTGATATTGCCAAAGGTATTCCCAATGCCCGGGACTGGGATAACAAAATGTCCGATGCCAGACGGAATATTGATTGGGATACCATGTTTGAGCTGGCCATTGATGGCGAAAAAGCCAAATCCTATTATGAGAGTACCCCAACGGAAGAAGAACACAGCTGCTCGATGTGCGGCAAGATGTGTGCGATGCGAACCACCAATATGATTCTTGAAGGCAAAACGGTGGCCTTTCGCTCTGAGAATTAA